The following coding sequences are from one Lolium rigidum isolate FL_2022 chromosome 6, APGP_CSIRO_Lrig_0.1, whole genome shotgun sequence window:
- the LOC124664664 gene encoding protein DOG1-like 2, protein MTATSRPQLAAHANANGTLAPPTNGAETFAKFFECWILQQSRDLDALRAAAAAGPEDDAGLRRLVDRVLGHYEHYYRAKSAAASDDVLPMFAPSWISATETLYLWCGGWRPTAALQLLYSKSGAQLEAQLPAFLDGGDLHDGDLGGLSADQLQAADQLQRRTIRSEREIDEAAASAQESLATVKMVELSAGGGAAEEGMEREMDAKAEGMRRVLEMADGLRMDTLRAVVALLRPPQAVHFLVAAAELHLSVHDFGRRKDEAK, encoded by the exons ATGACCGCCACCTCGCGACCACAGCTCGCCGCTCACGCCAACGCCAACGGCACCCTGGCCCCGCCCACCAACGGCGCCGAGACCTTCGCCAAGTTCTTCGAGTGCTGGATCTTGCAGCAGTCCCGCGACCTGGACGCGCTCcgtgccgcggcggcggccggtccCGAAGACGACGCCGGCCTCCGGCGCCTGGTCGACCGGGTCCTCGGCCACTACGAGCACTACTACCGCGCCAAGTCCGCGGCCGCCTCCGACGACGTGCTCCCCATGTTCGCCCCCTCCTGGATCTCCGCCACCGAGACCCTCTACCTGTGGTGCGGCGGCTGGCGCCCCACCGCCGCGCTCCAGCTGCTCTACTCCAAGTCCGGCGCGCAGCTCGAGGCCCAGCTCCCGGCCTTCCTCGACGGCGGTGACCTCCACGACGGCGACCTCGGCGGCCTCTCCGCCGACCAGCTCCAGGCCGCGGACCAGCTCCAGCGCCGCACCATCCGGAGCGAACGGGAGATCGACGAGGCCGCCGCCAGCGCGCAG GAGTCGCTGGCCACGGTGAAGATGGTGGAGCTCTccgcaggcggcggcgcggcggaggaggggatGGAGCGGGAGATGGATGCGAAGGCGGAGGGGATGAGGCGGGTGCTGGAGATGGCGGACGGGCTCAGGATGGACACGCTGCGCGCCGTCGTGGCGCTGCTCCGCCCGCCGCAGGCCGTGCacttcctcgtcgccgccgccgagctccaCCTCTCCGTGCACGACTTCGGTCGCCGCAAGGACGAGGCCAAGTGA